The following are encoded together in the Bacillus cereus group sp. RP43 genome:
- a CDS encoding 3-hydroxyacyl-CoA dehydrogenase NAD-binding domain-containing protein, producing MFQIKKAAVLGSGVMGSGIAAHLANIGIPTLLLDIVPPALTKEEEAKGLTLEHKSVRNRFSNTAVQKLLKQKPAPLTVKGNLALIEAGNLEDDLERLADVDWIIEVVVENLDIKKKLFEKVDAVRKTGSIVSSNTSGISVEKMAEGRSDDFQKHFLGTHFFNPPRYLKLLEVIPTKETDPQVLSFMKLFGEDVLGKGVVIAKDTPNFIGNRIGTYGLLVTLQEMIKRGYSIGEVDSVTGPLIGRPKSATFRTLDVVGLDTFVHVANNVYENVQEEERDVFKVPAFMHDMLDKKWLGSKTGQGFFIKQGKEILELNPETMEYEARKKLKAASIELSKQEKGLSNKLKALVYAKDRAGELLWNIITPTLLYSAKLHKEIADDIVAIDQAMKWGFGWEQGPFEVWDAIGVEKSVQKMEENGVVVPTWVKEMLEKGFTTFYKHDNGDSYYYDNGEYKLIERNKKAISLKQLKAKNGVLKKNSGASLIDLGDGILCLEFHSKSNAIGMDITQMINYAVDEVEKNYKGLVIGNQSKNFCVGANLAMILMEAQDDNYFEIELVVKNFQDAMTKIKYSSKPVVAAPYGMTLGGGTEVCLPAASIQASSETYMGLVEVGVGLIPGGGGNKELYIKHLNKMPNGVEFDLQKVANKVFESVAMAKVSTSAQEAVSNNFLGDKDGISVNGDHLLYDAKQKALALYEAGYKAPIRKKIPVVGETGYATLVLGAEAMHLSGYISEHDLHIAKKLAYVIAGGKVPYGTEVDEQYLLDVEREAFISLVSEMKSQARMQHMLVKGKPLRN from the coding sequence ATGTTCCAAATTAAAAAGGCTGCTGTTCTGGGTTCAGGCGTAATGGGTTCAGGGATTGCGGCACACTTAGCTAATATTGGTATTCCGACATTATTGCTTGATATTGTACCACCTGCGCTAACAAAAGAAGAGGAAGCGAAGGGACTTACATTAGAACATAAAAGTGTGAGAAATCGTTTTAGTAATACGGCTGTGCAAAAACTATTAAAGCAAAAACCAGCTCCTCTGACAGTGAAAGGAAATTTAGCACTGATTGAAGCAGGTAACTTAGAAGATGATCTTGAGCGTCTAGCTGATGTAGATTGGATTATTGAAGTAGTAGTTGAAAACTTAGATATTAAAAAGAAACTATTTGAAAAAGTAGATGCTGTTCGTAAAACGGGTTCTATTGTAAGCTCGAATACGTCAGGCATTTCAGTAGAAAAAATGGCAGAAGGTCGTTCAGACGACTTCCAGAAGCACTTCTTAGGCACACACTTTTTTAACCCACCACGATATTTAAAACTTCTAGAGGTAATACCGACGAAAGAAACAGATCCACAAGTATTAAGCTTCATGAAACTATTTGGCGAAGACGTTCTTGGAAAAGGCGTTGTTATCGCAAAAGACACACCAAACTTTATTGGAAACCGCATCGGTACGTACGGTTTATTAGTAACTCTTCAAGAGATGATAAAACGCGGCTATAGCATTGGGGAAGTTGATTCTGTAACAGGCCCACTTATTGGTCGTCCGAAGAGCGCAACGTTCCGTACATTAGATGTTGTTGGTTTAGATACATTCGTACACGTTGCAAATAACGTATATGAAAACGTACAAGAAGAAGAGCGTGATGTATTTAAAGTACCAGCTTTCATGCATGACATGCTTGATAAAAAATGGCTTGGAAGCAAAACAGGTCAAGGCTTCTTCATAAAACAAGGAAAAGAAATTTTAGAACTAAATCCTGAAACGATGGAATACGAAGCTCGCAAAAAATTAAAAGCTGCATCTATCGAGTTAAGTAAACAAGAAAAAGGTTTATCGAATAAATTGAAAGCGCTTGTATACGCGAAAGACCGCGCAGGAGAGTTGTTATGGAACATCATCACACCAACTCTTTTATACTCTGCAAAACTTCATAAAGAAATTGCTGACGATATCGTTGCAATTGACCAAGCGATGAAGTGGGGCTTCGGCTGGGAGCAAGGACCATTTGAAGTTTGGGATGCAATCGGCGTTGAAAAGTCCGTTCAAAAGATGGAAGAAAACGGCGTAGTTGTTCCGACTTGGGTGAAAGAAATGTTAGAGAAAGGTTTCACTACTTTCTACAAACATGATAACGGAGATAGCTACTATTACGATAATGGCGAATATAAGCTAATCGAACGTAATAAAAAGGCAATTTCTCTTAAACAATTAAAAGCGAAAAATGGCGTATTAAAGAAAAATAGCGGAGCGAGCTTAATCGATTTAGGCGACGGTATCCTTTGCTTAGAATTCCATTCGAAGAGCAATGCAATCGGTATGGATATTACGCAAATGATTAACTACGCTGTTGATGAAGTAGAAAAGAATTATAAAGGTCTTGTTATCGGTAACCAATCGAAGAACTTCTGCGTTGGTGCGAACCTAGCAATGATCTTAATGGAAGCACAAGATGACAACTACTTTGAAATTGAGTTGGTTGTGAAAAACTTCCAAGATGCAATGACGAAAATTAAATACTCTTCTAAGCCAGTTGTAGCAGCACCATATGGTATGACGCTTGGCGGAGGTACAGAAGTTTGTTTACCAGCGGCTAGCATTCAAGCTTCTAGCGAAACGTATATGGGCTTAGTAGAAGTTGGTGTTGGCTTAATCCCTGGCGGAGGCGGTAATAAAGAGCTATATATTAAACACTTAAATAAAATGCCAAACGGTGTAGAGTTTGATCTGCAAAAAGTTGCGAATAAAGTATTCGAATCTGTAGCGATGGCGAAAGTTTCTACATCAGCACAAGAAGCTGTATCGAACAACTTCTTAGGCGATAAAGACGGTATTAGTGTGAATGGTGATCACTTACTATATGATGCGAAACAAAAAGCACTTGCTTTATATGAAGCTGGCTATAAAGCACCAATCCGTAAAAAGATACCAGTTGTTGGTGAAACAGGATATGCAACTCTTGTACTTGGTGCAGAAGCAATGCATTTATCAGGTTACATTTCTGAACATGATCTTCACATTGCGAAGAAACTTGCATATGTCATTGCGGGCGGAAAAGTACCGTACGGAACAGAAGTTGATGAGCAGTATTTATTAGATGTAGAACGTGAAGCATTTATTAGCTTAGTAAGTGAGATGAAATCACAAGCAAGAATGCAGCACATGCTTGTAAAAGGAAAGCCATTACGTAACTAA
- a CDS encoding acetyl-CoA C-acetyltransferase: protein MREAVIVAGARTPIGKAKRGSLKTVRPDDLGALVVKETLKRANYEGPIDDLIFGCAMPEAEQGLNMARNIGGLAGLSYDVPAITINRYCSSGLQSIAYGAERIMLGHSEAVLSGGAESMSLVPMMGHVVRPNSRLVEAAPEYYMGMGHTAEQVAVKYGISREEQDAFAVRSHQRAAKALAAGNFADETVSVDVTLRSVGSNNKLQEETIIFAQDEGVRAETTLDILGKLRPAFNVRGSVTAGNSSQMSDGAASVLLMDREKAVSDGMKPLAKFRSFAVAGVPPEVMGIGPIAAIPKALKLAGLELSDIGLFELNEAFASQSIQVIRELGLDEEKVNVNGGAIALGHPLGCTGAKLTLSLIHEMKRRNQQFGIVTMCIGGGMGAAGVFELL, encoded by the coding sequence ATGAGAGAAGCTGTCATTGTTGCGGGAGCAAGAACACCAATTGGAAAAGCAAAGAGGGGTTCATTAAAAACAGTTCGTCCTGACGATCTAGGGGCGTTAGTAGTAAAGGAAACGTTAAAGCGTGCGAATTATGAAGGACCAATCGACGATTTAATTTTCGGTTGTGCAATGCCAGAAGCAGAGCAAGGTTTAAATATGGCTCGTAATATCGGCGGATTAGCAGGGCTTTCTTACGATGTTCCAGCTATTACAATTAACCGTTACTGTTCTTCAGGTTTACAAAGTATCGCTTACGGAGCAGAGCGCATTATGCTTGGACACTCTGAAGCTGTATTATCAGGCGGAGCGGAATCAATGAGCTTGGTTCCGATGATGGGACACGTCGTTCGTCCGAATAGTCGCCTTGTAGAAGCGGCTCCAGAATATTATATGGGCATGGGACATACAGCAGAGCAAGTTGCTGTGAAATATGGAATTTCTCGTGAAGAGCAAGATGCATTTGCAGTAAGAAGTCATCAACGTGCTGCGAAAGCATTAGCGGCAGGGAACTTTGCTGATGAAACAGTATCTGTAGATGTGACATTACGCTCGGTTGGATCAAACAATAAACTGCAAGAAGAAACAATCATTTTCGCACAAGACGAAGGTGTAAGAGCAGAGACGACGCTAGACATTTTAGGTAAATTACGTCCAGCATTTAACGTTCGCGGTTCTGTAACAGCTGGTAACTCTTCACAAATGAGTGACGGTGCAGCATCTGTACTATTAATGGATCGTGAAAAAGCAGTGAGCGATGGCATGAAGCCACTTGCGAAATTCCGTTCCTTCGCAGTAGCTGGCGTACCACCAGAAGTAATGGGAATTGGCCCAATCGCTGCAATTCCAAAAGCGTTAAAACTAGCAGGATTAGAACTATCGGATATCGGCTTATTCGAGTTAAATGAAGCATTCGCTTCTCAATCGATCCAAGTTATTCGTGAACTTGGTTTAGATGAAGAAAAAGTAAACGTAAACGGCGGTGCAATTGCACTTGGACATCCACTTGGCTGTACAGGAGCGAAACTAACACTATCCCTTATTCACGAAATGAAACGCCGCAACCAACAATTCGGTATCGTAACAATGTGTATCGGCGGCGGAATGGGAGCAGCGGGAGTATTTGAATTACTATAA
- a CDS encoding acyl-CoA dehydrogenase family protein: MKEEIFMEKTVGNAVKGGSFLVDEITIDQVFTPEDFSSEHKMIAKTTEDFIVNEVLPELEYLEQHEFDRSVRLLKEAGELGLLGADVPEEYGGIGLDKVSSALIAEKFSRAGGFAITHGAHVGIGSLPIVLFGNEEQKKKYLPLLATGEKLAAYALTEPGSGSDALGAKTTARLNAEGTHYVLNGEKQWITNSAFADVFIVYAKIDGEHFSAFIVEKEYAGVSTSPEEKKMGIKCSSTRTLILEDALVPKENLLGEIGKGHIIAFNILNIGRYKLGVGTVGSAKRAVEISAQYANQRQQFKQPIARFPLIQEKLANMAAKTYAAESSVYRTVGLFESRMSTLSEEEVKDGKAVAASIAEYAIECSLNKVFGSEVLDYTVDEGVQIHGGYGFMAEYEIERMYRDSRINRIFEGTNEINRLIVPGTFLRKAMKGELPLLQKAQKLQEELMMMMPEEVGDEPLALQKYLVTNAKKIGLMVAGLAAQKYGKALDKEQEILVNIADIVSNLYAMESAVLRTEKAIKTTGLEKNKQKVLYTEVFCQEAFNEIEADAKETLIAVENGDMLRMMLSSLRKLTRHTPLNVIPKKREIAAKILEDERYTV; this comes from the coding sequence ATGAAGGAGGAAATTTTCATGGAAAAAACAGTAGGAAATGCGGTTAAAGGCGGTAGCTTTTTAGTTGATGAGATTACGATTGATCAAGTGTTTACGCCAGAGGATTTTTCATCTGAGCATAAAATGATTGCAAAAACGACAGAGGACTTTATCGTAAATGAAGTTCTTCCAGAGCTTGAATATTTAGAGCAACACGAGTTTGATCGTTCTGTTCGTCTTTTAAAAGAAGCTGGGGAACTTGGTTTATTAGGCGCTGACGTACCAGAAGAGTATGGCGGAATTGGTCTTGATAAAGTAAGCTCAGCGTTAATCGCAGAGAAATTCTCTCGCGCTGGTGGCTTTGCAATTACTCACGGTGCTCACGTAGGTATCGGGTCATTACCAATCGTATTATTCGGTAACGAAGAGCAAAAGAAAAAGTATTTACCATTACTTGCAACTGGTGAAAAATTAGCTGCATACGCATTAACAGAGCCAGGTTCGGGATCTGATGCATTAGGTGCAAAAACAACTGCACGTTTAAATGCAGAAGGTACACATTACGTATTAAATGGTGAAAAACAATGGATTACAAACTCTGCATTCGCTGACGTATTTATCGTATACGCAAAAATTGATGGAGAGCACTTCTCAGCATTTATCGTAGAGAAAGAATATGCTGGCGTATCTACAAGCCCAGAAGAAAAGAAAATGGGTATTAAATGTTCTTCAACTCGTACGTTAATTTTAGAAGATGCATTAGTACCGAAAGAAAACTTACTTGGTGAAATCGGTAAAGGTCATATTATCGCGTTCAACATTTTAAATATCGGCCGTTATAAATTAGGTGTTGGTACAGTTGGATCTGCGAAACGTGCAGTAGAAATTTCAGCACAATATGCAAACCAACGTCAACAGTTCAAACAACCAATCGCTCGCTTCCCATTAATTCAAGAGAAACTTGCGAATATGGCAGCGAAAACATATGCAGCTGAAAGCTCTGTATACCGTACAGTAGGTTTATTCGAAAGCCGCATGAGCACATTATCTGAAGAGGAAGTAAAGGATGGTAAAGCAGTAGCAGCTTCTATCGCTGAATATGCAATCGAGTGCTCTTTAAATAAAGTATTCGGTTCTGAAGTACTAGATTATACAGTAGATGAAGGTGTTCAAATTCACGGTGGTTACGGATTTATGGCAGAGTACGAGATTGAAAGAATGTACCGCGATTCTCGTATTAACCGTATTTTCGAAGGAACGAACGAAATTAACCGCCTAATCGTACCAGGTACGTTCTTACGTAAAGCGATGAAAGGTGAATTACCACTTCTTCAAAAAGCACAAAAATTACAAGAAGAGTTAATGATGATGATGCCAGAAGAAGTAGGCGATGAGCCATTAGCACTTCAAAAATATTTAGTAACTAACGCGAAGAAAATCGGCTTAATGGTAGCTGGATTAGCTGCTCAAAAATACGGTAAAGCATTAGATAAAGAGCAAGAAATTCTTGTGAATATCGCTGATATCGTAAGCAATCTTTACGCAATGGAGTCAGCTGTTCTTCGTACAGAAAAAGCAATTAAAACAACTGGTCTTGAAAAGAATAAACAAAAAGTGTTATACACTGAAGTATTCTGCCAAGAAGCATTCAACGAAATCGAAGCAGATGCGAAAGAAACACTTATCGCAGTTGAAAACGGCGACATGCTACGCATGATGTTATCATCATTACGTAAATTAACTCGCCACACACCACTTAACGTAATTCCGAAGAAACGTGAAATTGCTGCGAAAATTTTAGAAGATGAGCGTTACACAGTTTAA
- a CDS encoding MBL fold metallo-hydrolase, producing MNLIKVETVHQIAFLPRLFPINCYFVEEETGLTLIDAALPFCAKKILEAARKLGKPITNIVITHAHDDHVGALDAIKQELPNVSVYISERDARLLEGDLSLQLGEPGTQVKVSVSKRIKTIPDILLQEGDQIGSLVAIAAPGHTPGSMAFLDTRNDALIVGDAFQTRGGVAVAGQLKWLFPFPMFGTWDAEVSLTSAQKLLEYKPSILATGHGKMIKNPLMQMQRAIEEAERNLTRKSLK from the coding sequence ATGAATTTAATAAAGGTAGAAACAGTTCATCAAATCGCATTTTTACCGCGTCTATTTCCGATTAACTGTTACTTTGTCGAAGAAGAAACAGGATTAACGTTAATTGATGCAGCTTTGCCATTTTGTGCAAAGAAGATTCTAGAAGCGGCTCGAAAACTAGGAAAACCGATTACGAATATTGTTATAACACATGCACATGATGACCATGTAGGAGCGCTTGATGCTATAAAACAAGAACTGCCGAATGTTTCGGTCTATATTTCTGAAAGAGATGCTCGTTTACTTGAAGGGGATTTGTCACTGCAACTAGGAGAACCAGGCACGCAAGTAAAAGTGAGTGTGTCAAAAAGGATAAAGACGATTCCAGATATTCTTCTTCAAGAGGGAGATCAAATTGGTTCTCTTGTAGCAATTGCAGCTCCAGGTCATACACCGGGATCAATGGCGTTTTTAGACACGAGAAATGATGCGCTCATTGTTGGGGATGCATTTCAAACGAGAGGAGGAGTGGCGGTAGCAGGACAATTAAAATGGCTTTTTCCGTTTCCTATGTTTGGTACGTGGGATGCAGAAGTTTCATTAACAAGCGCTCAGAAATTGCTGGAGTATAAGCCGTCTATATTAGCGACAGGGCATGGGAAAATGATTAAAAATCCGTTAATGCAAATGCAACGGGCGATTGAAGAAGCGGAAAGGAATTTAACTAGAAAGAGCCTCAAATAG
- a CDS encoding CPBP family glutamic-type intramembrane protease — protein sequence MSKTVLEAYSVERSIENITYKNLFVMIASILGFLLMGGLFLALALGIFGEEVLRANLEGYYLLLFDAAVVTIVLFAYKPVLHFIKNIWDVSVLKNGKTYLYLLIGFIIIAFTQYVMLELFSFESAEQQRDQLGSLGLQNSLQSIIYVLSVAIITPIKEEILYRGILYRFFEKKYSFLVGTIISSFIFGILHGGFPITAMIMGIVFAMLYKKTQSIVPSIILHIVWNLLVSISMIVSL from the coding sequence ATGAGTAAAACAGTGTTGGAAGCGTATAGTGTGGAAAGAAGCATAGAGAATATAACATATAAAAATTTATTTGTAATGATAGCAAGTATTTTAGGGTTTCTATTAATGGGGGGATTATTCCTTGCTTTAGCCCTTGGAATTTTTGGAGAAGAGGTATTACGTGCTAATTTAGAGGGATATTATTTACTTCTATTTGATGCAGCTGTTGTTACTATTGTTTTATTTGCTTATAAACCAGTGCTTCATTTTATTAAGAACATTTGGGATGTATCTGTTTTAAAAAATGGGAAAACCTACTTGTATTTATTAATAGGTTTTATCATCATTGCATTCACTCAGTATGTAATGTTAGAGTTGTTTAGCTTTGAAAGTGCAGAGCAGCAACGAGATCAATTAGGGAGCTTAGGACTTCAAAATAGTCTACAAAGTATTATATATGTGTTAAGTGTTGCTATAATTACACCAATTAAAGAAGAAATTTTATATAGAGGTATTTTGTATCGATTTTTTGAAAAGAAATATAGTTTTCTAGTTGGTACCATTATTTCTTCCTTCATCTTTGGGATTCTTCATGGTGGTTTTCCGATTACGGCAATGATTATGGGGATTGTATTTGCTATGTTATATAAGAAAACACAATCTATTGTACCTAGCATCATTTTACATATTGTATGGAACCTACTTGTGAGTATAAGTATGATTGTTTCTTTATAA
- a CDS encoding spore coat protein, which produces MNEKDMVNDYLAGLNSSLTSYANYISQSDNEQLHQTLIQIRNQDEMRQRNMYEYAKQKSYYKPAAPANPMIVQQLKSQLSAE; this is translated from the coding sequence ATGAATGAAAAAGATATGGTAAATGATTATTTAGCAGGATTAAATTCAAGTTTAACAAGTTATGCAAATTATATTTCTCAGTCTGATAACGAACAGTTACATCAAACGTTAATTCAAATTCGTAATCAAGATGAGATGCGTCAACGTAATATGTATGAATACGCGAAGCAAAAAAGTTATTACAAGCCGGCAGCACCTGCTAATCCAATGATTGTGCAGCAATTGAAAAGTCAATTAAGTGCGGAATAG
- a CDS encoding L-lactate dehydrogenase, with the protein MNETSEWIRSFFCLVYVNKYIINIFSVVTNMTKIKYNNSQKGQKLCSIFHKESMVSIVRTSIIRGVKNERNRLHDQLGEIAMNRNTRKIAIIGTGLVGSSCAYSIVNQGICEELLLIDINHERAVGEAMDLSHCINFTNTRTKVYAGSYENCKDMDIVIITAGPAPKPGQSRLDTLGASAKIMESIVGGVMESGFDGIFLLASNPVDIITYQVWKLSGLPRNRVIGTGTSLDSSRLRTILSEMLHVDPRSIHGYSLGEHGDSQMVAWSHVTVGGKPMLQILEEQKEQFGEIDLDEIVEKTAKAGWEIYKRKGTTYYGIGNSLAYIARSIFNDDHRVIAVSAILDGEYGEYDICTGVPAIITRDGVREVVELNLSEEEESRFAKSNDVLRDYMKTIGY; encoded by the coding sequence ATGAATGAAACGAGCGAATGGATTCGCTCGTTTTTTTGTTTGGTATATGTCAATAAATACATAATAAATATTTTTTCAGTTGTAACAAATATGACGAAAATTAAATATAACAATTCACAAAAAGGACAAAAACTTTGCTCAATATTTCACAAAGAATCCATGGTTTCTATCGTGAGAACCTCTATAATTAGGGGTGTAAAGAACGAAAGAAATAGACTACATGATCAATTAGGAGAGATTGCTATGAATAGAAACACAAGAAAAATTGCAATTATCGGTACTGGATTAGTTGGATCAAGCTGTGCGTATTCCATTGTAAACCAAGGGATTTGCGAAGAGCTATTGTTAATTGATATAAATCATGAACGTGCAGTTGGAGAAGCGATGGATTTATCGCACTGCATTAACTTTACAAATACAAGAACAAAAGTATATGCAGGAAGCTATGAAAACTGCAAAGATATGGACATTGTCATTATTACAGCAGGACCAGCGCCAAAACCTGGACAAAGCCGTTTAGACACTTTAGGAGCAAGTGCAAAGATTATGGAAAGCATTGTTGGGGGCGTAATGGAAAGTGGATTTGATGGCATTTTCTTACTCGCATCGAACCCAGTTGATATTATTACATATCAAGTGTGGAAATTATCTGGATTACCTAGAAATCGTGTGATAGGTACTGGTACATCACTAGATTCTTCTCGCTTAAGAACAATTTTATCTGAAATGTTACATGTAGATCCTCGTAGTATTCATGGGTATTCATTAGGAGAACATGGTGATTCTCAAATGGTTGCTTGGTCTCACGTAACTGTTGGTGGAAAGCCAATGCTGCAAATTTTAGAGGAACAAAAAGAACAATTTGGTGAAATAGATTTAGATGAAATTGTTGAGAAGACTGCCAAAGCTGGATGGGAAATTTATAAGCGTAAAGGAACTACTTATTATGGAATCGGAAATTCTCTAGCTTATATTGCTCGCTCAATTTTCAATGATGATCACCGTGTTATCGCTGTTTCAGCTATTTTAGACGGGGAATATGGCGAATACGATATTTGTACAGGAGTACCAGCAATTATTACTAGAGACGGTGTAAGAGAAGTTGTAGAACTAAACTTATCAGAAGAGGAAGAAAGTCGCTTTGCAAAATCAAACGATGTTTTACGCGATTATATGAAAACAATTGGTTACTAA
- a CDS encoding PTS sugar transporter subunit IIC translates to MKEYIMSRVFKASAGIAQGIFVSLGIGLLIENIGRIVDIPLLITIGVVAKSLMAPAIGAGIAFMLGANGLVIFSAMVAGAIGAGSISITEAGLIIKTGEPIGALLTATLAVYIGKRLSGKTALDMMLVPFAAILGSGLVGIWLAQNISPVLNTVGAFIKDSSAGSPFIASIVIAVVWGLLLISPASSAALAIALSLDGVAGGAALAGCVAQFIGFSVISAKENNLGGILAQALCTPKVQLPNITKNPMILVPTVVASAIVGPVSALIFQLEAGKEIAGLGLSSLIAPINLISSQGWEVVPAMIITYIIIPVAVSYILYIALKKAGRIHSGDMTVPQS, encoded by the coding sequence ATGAAGGAATATATAATGTCTCGTGTGTTTAAAGCTTCTGCCGGAATAGCACAAGGTATTTTCGTATCCCTTGGAATTGGTTTACTAATCGAAAATATAGGAAGAATTGTTGATATCCCATTACTTATTACAATCGGAGTTGTTGCAAAATCACTTATGGCACCAGCAATTGGAGCCGGAATTGCTTTTATGCTCGGTGCAAACGGACTCGTAATTTTCTCAGCGATGGTAGCCGGAGCAATAGGGGCGGGTTCAATTTCAATTACTGAAGCTGGTCTCATCATTAAAACAGGTGAACCAATCGGTGCATTATTAACAGCGACTTTAGCAGTTTATATTGGTAAACGTTTAAGTGGAAAAACTGCTTTAGATATGATGCTCGTTCCATTTGCAGCGATATTAGGTTCTGGTTTAGTCGGTATTTGGTTAGCTCAAAATATTAGCCCAGTTTTAAATACAGTTGGAGCATTCATTAAAGATAGTTCAGCTGGTAGCCCATTTATCGCTTCTATCGTGATTGCTGTAGTTTGGGGACTGTTACTCATCTCTCCAGCTTCATCAGCTGCGTTAGCGATAGCGCTTAGCTTAGATGGTGTTGCAGGTGGTGCAGCACTTGCAGGATGCGTTGCTCAGTTTATTGGATTCTCTGTTATTTCAGCGAAAGAAAATAATTTAGGTGGCATATTAGCTCAGGCACTTTGTACTCCAAAAGTACAGTTGCCGAACATTACTAAAAATCCAATGATTCTCGTCCCAACTGTCGTCGCCAGTGCTATAGTGGGCCCAGTATCAGCATTAATTTTCCAACTGGAAGCAGGAAAAGAAATTGCAGGTCTTGGATTAAGTTCTCTTATCGCACCAATTAATTTAATTTCCAGCCAAGGATGGGAAGTTGTCCCAGCGATGATAATCACTTATATCATCATCCCAGTAGCTGTTTCTTATATACTTTACATTGCTCTTAAAAAAGCAGGTCGTATTCACTCAGGTGATATGACTGTACCGCAATCTTAA
- a CDS encoding phosphatase PAP2 family protein, producing the protein MKKLKLSSFIPLSYILLLVLVSPLYDVLNKSIVHAVDVTTVVDDWIPFVKAFIIPYLLWFPYLYGALIYYCFADRKQYYVTLSSVILGKLACFSIYYFWQTTVPRPTVVGTDVFSELVRYIYSIDQPVNCFPSIHVLTTFVIMLAAFKRREQHALEYYILTFFGTLIILSTLFTKQHAFVDAISGMTLASVLYFGVQLLLAKETVRVPVKQNHKVKL; encoded by the coding sequence ATGAAGAAATTAAAACTTTCATCTTTTATTCCGTTAAGTTATATACTTCTACTCGTACTCGTAAGTCCCCTTTACGATGTATTAAATAAATCTATTGTTCACGCAGTAGATGTCACGACTGTAGTAGATGATTGGATTCCATTTGTGAAAGCATTTATTATTCCTTATTTACTTTGGTTTCCATACTTATACGGCGCACTTATTTATTACTGTTTTGCTGATCGAAAGCAATATTATGTCACTTTAAGTAGTGTAATTCTTGGAAAACTTGCTTGTTTTTCGATTTATTATTTTTGGCAGACAACTGTACCACGTCCAACCGTCGTTGGAACAGACGTATTTTCCGAACTAGTCCGCTATATTTATAGTATTGATCAACCGGTAAACTGTTTCCCTAGCATTCATGTCCTTACGACATTTGTAATTATGTTAGCTGCCTTTAAGCGTAGAGAACAGCATGCTTTGGAATATTACATTCTTACTTTCTTCGGAACGCTTATTATTTTATCAACATTATTTACGAAGCAACATGCCTTTGTAGACGCCATTTCTGGAATGACGCTTGCAAGCGTACTATACTTTGGTGTTCAACTATTGTTAGCAAAAGAAACAGTACGCGTTCCAGTAAAACAAAATCATAAAGTGAAACTATAA
- a CDS encoding arsenate reductase family protein: protein MTVTFYSYPKCGTCQKAKKWFEANDVAYEMIHIVENPPSKEDLRNLHEKSELPLKKFFNTSGMRYRELGLKDKLKDASEDEMYELLASDGMLIKRPIVTDGTSVTLGFNEEQFESVWKKYQ from the coding sequence ATGACAGTAACATTTTATTCATATCCAAAGTGTGGCACATGTCAAAAAGCAAAGAAATGGTTTGAGGCAAACGATGTAGCATATGAGATGATTCATATTGTTGAAAATCCACCGTCAAAAGAAGATTTACGTAATTTACATGAGAAAAGTGAATTACCATTAAAAAAATTCTTTAATACAAGTGGAATGCGTTACCGCGAACTGGGTTTAAAAGATAAGTTAAAGGATGCAAGCGAAGACGAAATGTACGAGCTTTTAGCATCTGATGGCATGTTAATTAAACGTCCAATTGTAACAGATGGAACGAGTGTAACACTTGGTTTTAACGAAGAGCAGTTTGAAAGTGTGTGGAAAAAGTACCAATAA
- the gcvH gene encoding glycine cleavage system protein GcvH, with translation MSIPNNLRYSEEHEWVKTEGNAVVIGITHFAQGELGDIVFVELPEVGATIQADEPFGSVESVKTVSELYAPVSGKVVAVNEELSDQPELVNESPYEGAWMVKVELSDASQVEKLLTAEKYAEMTNQD, from the coding sequence ATGAGCATTCCAAATAATTTACGTTACTCTGAAGAACACGAATGGGTAAAAACAGAAGGTAATGCGGTTGTTATCGGTATTACTCATTTTGCGCAAGGTGAGTTAGGCGATATCGTATTCGTTGAACTTCCTGAAGTAGGTGCAACAATCCAAGCTGACGAGCCATTCGGAAGCGTAGAATCTGTTAAAACAGTTTCTGAATTATACGCACCTGTAAGTGGTAAAGTTGTAGCAGTAAACGAAGAATTAAGTGACCAACCAGAACTAGTTAACGAATCTCCATACGAGGGTGCATGGATGGTTAAAGTTGAACTTTCTGATGCAAGCCAAGTTGAGAAGTTATTAACTGCAGAAAAATATGCAGAAATGACAAACCAAGACTAA